A portion of the Lolium rigidum isolate FL_2022 chromosome 1, APGP_CSIRO_Lrig_0.1, whole genome shotgun sequence genome contains these proteins:
- the LOC124647062 gene encoding LOW QUALITY PROTEIN: autophagy-related protein 2-like (The sequence of the model RefSeq protein was modified relative to this genomic sequence to represent the inferred CDS: inserted 1 base in 1 codon) has protein sequence MGLLRGFSVGAVMKRMCKAVLKKGLGEFFLGDLDLDQLDLQLTRGTLQLTDLALNADFINAQLSRSPFMVKEGSIKSLLVKFPLQLKSCEIVVEDLELVLAPSVPGEVPPVDAECSVSGNSSGTQTSVNTNRNESDKHCSTSASRDVDEGVKRIANAVKWFLTNFKIKFKNTYIVFDPQTSLDNKVSEFNRSLVFRVKEIEFGTNLSTDGLVKLNNFVTFHEAVIEFLKMDHVDVLLQNNSDRAAADISSGHSTTSVLTGPIGGFSGTLNLSIPWSNGCLNLKKIDADVSVDSLELLLQISSIQWFIYVLDSLHRNQGEHNSAHNTADMSLNTSRSALNASKSVMANREDLDQIALSQNRQDKYQDSFLTKAHVIQDWIPELVVHEDQGEPDSDCDESIDQFFECFEELRNSQTNLGNSGIWDWTCSVFNAITFASTLASGSDQVPKEPPIEKTVRASIAEISVILLLNDEMDAGDSSASTSLFHDMRSSEMFSSCLSSGQIEQSMMSPATASSLNMHHLEAKCQNIHLELETYPRNLGFKASIAHMKLDEYYSTENTNSTHSHLGTAFLNNNFCREVQAALPQFPFAAQDYWVETAGRFSHNSDKFIKVELLKTFGECTFHYDVSNTDQDGNSGSSTSLSIHLAPLILWVHFHTVYMVLKFISKVKSDLHGEHKLHRDGDEXNSKLANTSSSESLKVQIAPSHARIILCFPYEPSWDLSRPSILDKFLVLDHTISQKVPSPLRNERSNDGHPSTPSTSLHLATGNFDIYFIKPVGVLDGRIGSLSRQTFSALKILSVTRSEYHDSSIRMIRKSHPVTCPEMVNKVWSLPNLHDQKITQKENNKWVGVASSTTSQDLVESSFTIRQELIQSTEFLLHVQLPCVSVHLNKKDCGQLNQLLDLIVDGLSDVATGSSENGKDKNSEVAIQTSVIFECSMLDICTELDETVEVSPSLQTELEGSWNRLKLSVSKLSLCSFSNVGGVNNSSFLWVNHGEGELWGSVSGTDDQTCEESKDFQLVICKDSASQRGDGEGNNVLSFGTAGCSVTHIRNPKLQENYTSVNVRSGTLVAPGGRMDWINAISLLFSSGSSGSEQSSNSSSTNSSQAGEPFWSSFFLELADVALSYEPHRKNSTLGAEAPDCKSFSCLLAASSFKLHSKSASDSAATDFDIQLRDLGLLICGSSGSKNVTCGYDVDYLRQMGYAKIGHNTFVEAALRIDTSFWKLEISESQFDIGTCRDSTYGLVHLVSQLQKLYAPDMRDALVHLQSRWNIVQQANTQNMASDASDMSENSTDSFADSAESKSDGLLDDIIDNAFYSDQANTTYNFWDRNCHNSFSNSEVNVEHEMSMINPEATDACVSHISLGSSLVTPADSTAQIPQKQNSCPDHIIDSYYMPDLLNSSSSSRKVNHQCTTGDDACKAVDCDDGGWYSNTPLTIVENHVSKRNNPHGEHVFQQEGDHAVRNLNSDESCNLKGQILIHDIDVKWRMYAGDDWSLAENDLTSRTCSNGRDRSSSLEFIVSGLSMQFDMYPDGDVSVSKLAISAQDLNLCDQNTHAPWKMVLGCYDSKDYPRESCSPAFKLELESVRPEPEAPLEDYRLCLEILPLQLHLDQGQLNFLISFFQNESSNSNPHLSYENEIVGMDSTTYGSAAIVDEALLPFFQKFDVKPLVLHINYIPRQFDPIALGKGNYAELLNILPWKGIDLKLKNVSAMGVYGWNSICETVAAEWLEDISKNQVHKLLKGLPPIKSLVAVGSGTKKLVSLPFKSYKKDRKLLKGMQRGAVAFIRSVSIEAVGLGVHLAGGAHDLLLKTERALTAVPPPSTSREARKPKDNIRANQPEGAHQGLKQAYESLTDGLGRTASALIGNPIKVYNRGGGPGSVLATAICGAPAAAVAPVSASARAVHYALLGLRNSLDPAHKKESAYKYSGPSQS, from the exons ATGGGGCTGCTGCGGGGGTTCTCGGTGGGGGCGGTGATGAAGCGGATGTGCAAGGCGGTGCTGAAGAAGGGGCTGGGCGAGTTCTTCCTGGGCGACCTCGATCTAGACCAGCTCGACCTCCAGCTCACCCGCGGCACGCTCCAGCTCACCGACCTCGCGCTCAACGCCGACTTCATCAACGCCCAG cTATCAAGGTCTCCTTTCATGGTGAAAGAAGGATCGATAAAATCCCTGCTGGTTAAATTTCCTCTACAGTTGAAGAGTTGCGAGATTGTAGTGGAAGACTTGGAGCTTGTCCTCGCTCCATCTGTTCCTGGTGAAGTTCCACCTGTAGATGCCGAGTGCTCCGTTTCTGGTAATAGTAGTGGCACGCAGACATCGGTCAACACCAACAGAAATGAATCCGATAAACACTGTTCTACATCTGCATCTCGAGATGTGGATGAAGGCGTTAAGAGAATAGCCAATGCTGTCAAGTGGTTCCTGACAAACTTCAAAATCAAGTTTAAGAATACATATATTGTATTTGATCCTCAGACAAGTTTGGATAACAAGGTCTCAGAATTCAATCGGTCACTAGTTTTCCGGGTTAAAGAGATAGAATTTGGAACCAATCTTTCAACAGATGGGCTTGTCAAGCTGAATAATTTTGTAACGTTCCATGAGGCGGTGATTGAGTTCTTGAAGATGGATCATGTCGATGTATTGCTTCAGAATAATTCGGATAGAGCAGCAGCTGACATCTCATCAGGTCATAGTACTACCTCGGTCTTGACAGGCCCTATTGGTGGATTCTCGGGGACATTGAACTTAAGCATCCCATGGAGTAATGGATGCTTGAACCTTAAGAAAATTGATGCAGATGTATCTGTTGATTCATTAGAATTGTTGTTACAAATCAGCAGTATCCAGTGGTTCATCTACGTGTTGGATTCTCTGCATAGGAACCAAGGTGAACATAATTCTGCCCATAATACAGCAGATATGTCCTTGAACACCTCCAGATCTGCCTTAAACGCTTCGAAATCAGTGATGGCCAACAGGGAAGATTTGGATCAGATCGCACTTTCACAAAATAGGCAAGACAAATATCAGGATTCTTTCCTAACTAAGGCACATGTGATTCAGGATTGGATTCCGGAGCTAGTTGTTCACGAAGATCAAGGCGAACCTGATTCAGATTGTGATGAAAG CATTGATCAGTTCTTTGAATGTTTTGAAGAACTGAGGAACTCCCAGACAAATTTAGGAAATAGTGGCATATGGGACTGGACGTGTTCAGTCTTCAACGCTATTACTTTTGCATCCACTTTAGCTTCTGGATCAGATCAAGTTCCTAAAG AACCACCGATTGAGAAAACCGTACGGGCTTCCATCGCTGAGATATCTGTTATTCTTTTGTTAAATGATGAAATGGATGCGGGCGATTCGAGTGCTTCTACCAGTCTATTCCATGATATGAGAAGTTCCGAAATGTTTTCGAGCTGCCTCTCCTCTGGGCAGATAGAACAATCAATGATGTCTCCTGCTACTGCTTCCAGCTTAAATATGCACCATCTTGAAGCCAAGTGTCAGAACATCCATCTTGAACTTGAG ACATATCCCAGAAACTTAGGTTTCAAGGCATCGATTGCCCACATGAAGCTTGATGAATACTACAGTACTGAAAATACTAATTCAACCCACTCACACCTTGGGACTGCTTTCTTAAATAATAACTTCTGTAGAGAAGTTCAAGCTGCTCTCCCTCAATTCCCATTTGCTGCTCAAGATTACTGGGTGGAAACAGCTGGACGCTTTTCTCACAATTCAGATAAATTCATTAAGGTTGAGCTACTAAAAACATTTGGTGAGTGCACATTCCATTATGATGTCAGTAACACGGATCAAGATGGCAACTCAGGAAGCTCAACTTCACTGTCAATTCATTTGGCTCCTTTGATTTTGTGGGTGCACTTCCATACAGTATACATGGTACTGAAATTTATCAGTAAAGTTAAGTCTGATCTTCATGGAGAGCATAAACTTCACAGGGATGGTGATG AAAACAGCAAATTGGCTAATACTTCGTCCAGCGAGAGCCTGAAGGTTCAGATAGCCCCATCGCATGCAAGAATCATTCTTTGCTTTCCTTATGAGCCCTCTTGGGATTTAAGTCGCCCGTCCATCTTGGATAAGTTCCTTGTCCTCGACCACACGATATCTCAGAAAGTCCCTTCCCCACTTCGAAATGAAAGATCTAATGATGGTCATCCGAGCACACCATCTACTTCACTCCATTTGGCTACTGGGAACTTTGACATCTACTTCATTAAACCTGTCGGTGTATTGGATGgtagaatcggctctttgagcaggCAAACTTTCTCTGCTTTGAAGATTTTATCGGTGACTAGATCCGAATATCATGATTCCAGCATTAGAATGATCCGGAAAAGTCATCCTGTAACTTGCCCTGAGAtggtgaacaaggtatggagtttgCCAAACCTACACGACCAGAAGATTACTCAGAAAGAAAATAACAAATGGGTCGGCGTTGCCTCTTCTACAACTTCACAAGATCTTGTAGAGTCAAGTTTTACTATACGCCAGGAGCTCATTCAGAGCACTGAATTCTTGCTGCATGTTCAACTTCCTTGTGTTTCAGTTCATCTCAATAAGAAGGATTGTGGACAACTAAATCAGCTGCTAGATCTCATAGTTGATGGGCTGTCAGATGTAGCAACAGGCAGTTCTGAAAATGGCAAGGACAAAAACAGCGAAGTTGCCATTCAAACATCTGTCATTTTTGAATGCAGCATGTTGGATATTTGCACTGAGCTGGATGAAACTGTGGAAGTTAGTCCTTCATTGCAGACAGAACTAGAAGGCTCCTGGAATCGCCTCAAGTTGTCCGTTTCAAAATTGTCTCTGTGCTCATTTTCTAATGTTGGTGGGGTCAATAATTCCAGTTTTCTTTGGGTGAATCATGGTGAAGGTGAGCTTTGGGGTTCTGTTAGTGGTACAGATGATCAAACTTGTGAAGAAAGCAAAGATTTTCAACTAGTTATTTGCAAGGACTCCGCTAGTCAGCGGGGTGACGGTGAAGGGAACAATGTATTGTCTTTCGGAACTGCTGGCTGTTCTGTGACCCACATCAGGAACCCAAAGCTACAAGAGAATTATACTTCTGTCAATGTTCGTTCTGGGACACTTGTGGCACCTGGTGGACGAATGGATTGGATCAATGCAATATCTTTGCTGTTCAGTTCAGGTTCAAGTGGATCTGAACAATCCAGTAATAGTAGTAGCACAAATAGTTCACAGGCTGGTGAACCTTTTTGGTCATCTTTTTTCCTTGAGTTGGCTGATGTTGCTCTGAGCTATGAACCTCACCGGAAAAATTCTACACTCGGTGCTGAAGCTCCAGATTGCAAGTCTTTTTCATGCCTTTTAGCTGCCTCTTCATTTAAACTTCATAGCAAATCTGCATCAGACTCCGCAGCTACTGATTTTGACATCCAACTACGAGATCTCGGGCTTCTTATCTGTGGATCATCTGGTTCAAAAAATGTTACTTGCGGTTATGATGTGGATTACCTCCGTCAAATGGGCTATGCTAAGATTGGCCATAATACATTCGTTGAAGCTGCTCTACGAATTGATACTTCCTTTTGGAAGCTTGAAATATCCGAGTCACAATTTGATATTGGTACCTGCCGTGATTCAACATATGGTCTTGTCCATTTGGTTTCTCAATTACAGAAGCTATATGCTCCAGATATGCGGGATGCCTTAGTTCATCTCCAATCTAGGTGGAATATTGTCCAACAGGCAAACACGCAAAATATGGCCAGTGATGCATCAGATATGTCAGAGAACAGCACTGACAGCTTCGCAGATTCAGCAGAGTCCAAGTCTGACGGTTTGCTTGATGACATAATTGATAATGCTTTTTACAGTGACCAGGCCAACACAACCTACAATTTCTGGGACAGAAATTGTCATAACTCATTTAGTAACAGTGAAGTGAATGTTGAGCATGAGATGAGTATGATTAACCCTGAGGCAACTGATGCCTGTGTTTCACACATTTCGCTTGGATCATCATTAGTCACTCCAGCAGACAGTACTGCTCAAATACCACAAAAGCAGAACTCCTGTCCTGACCACATCATTGACTCTTATTATATGCCTGATCTTCtgaattcatcatcatcatctcgtaAAGTAAACCATCAGTGCACAACTGGTGATGATGCTTGTAAAGCCGTGGACTGCGATGATGGTGGATGGTACAGCAATACTCCCTTGACGATAGTTGAAAACCATGTCTCAAAAAGGAACAACCCGCATGGAGAGCATGTGTTCCAACAAGAAGGTGATCATGCTGTTCGCAACTTGAATTCTGATGAATCTTGCAATCTGAAAGGCCAGATTCTTATTCATGATATAGATGTTAAGTGGCGAATGTATGCTGGAGATGACTGGTCATTAGCTGAGAACGATTTAACTAGCCGTACGTGCTCAAATGGAAGAGATAGGAGCTCTTCTTTGGAATTTATCGTGTCAGGGCTCAGTATGCAATTTGATATGTATCCAGATGGGGATGTTTCTGTTTCTAAGTTAGCCATCTCTGCCCAGGACCTAAATCTTTGTGACCAAAATACGCATGCTCCATGGAAAATG GTTCTTGGATGCTATGACTCGAAGGACTACCCAAGAGAATCTTGCTCCCCTGCATTCAAGTTAGAACTGGAGTCTGTAAGGCCTGAACCAGAGGCTCCTTTGGAAGACTACAG GTTATGCCTTGAGATTTTGCCTCTTCAATTACATCTTGATCAGGGGCAACTGAACTTCCTCATCAGTTTCTTCCAGAATGAATCTAGCAACAGCAACCCTCATCTGTCTTACGAAAATGAGATTGTTGGTATGGACAGCACAACATATGGAAGCGCTGCAATTGTAGATGAGGCATTACTTCCTTTCTTTCAG AAATTTGACGTGAAGCCTCTGGTTCTGCATATTAATTATATTCCTCGCCAGTTTGATCCTATTGCACTTGGCAAAGGAAATTATGCAGAACTTCTCAACATCCTTCCATGGAAG GGAATTGATTTGAAGCTTAAGAATGTTTCTGCAATGGGTGTTTACGGGTGGAACAGTATATGTGAAACAGTAGCTGCGGAGTGGCTGGAGGACATCTCCAAAAATCAG GTCCATAAATTGTTAAAAGGGCTCCCACCTATAAAATCATTAGTTGCTGTCGGTTCAGGCACTAAGAAATTGGTTTCACTACCATTCAAAAGCTACAAGAAGGACCGCAAGTTGCTCAAGGGAATGCAAAGAG GTGCGGTTGCTTTCATCAGAAGTGTGTCCATCGAAGCTGTAGGGCTTGGCGTCCATTTAGCAGGGGGAGCTCATGATTTGCTTTTGAAGACAGAACGTGCACTTACAGCTGTTCCACCTCCTTCAACCTCGCGCGAAGCAAGAAAACCCAAAGACAATATAAGAGCCAACCAGCCTGAAGGTGCACATCAAGGGTTGAAGCAG GCCTATGAAAGTTTAACTGATGGGCTTGGAAGGACAGCTTCTGCTTTGATTGGCAATCCTATCAAGGTTTATAATCGTGGGGGTGGCCCTGGTTCAGTGTTGGCTACTGCAATATGTGGAGCTCCAGCTGCTGCAGTAGCTCCAGTATCAGCTTCTGCTCGTGCTGTACATTATGCACTTCTTGGGCTAAGAAACAG